One Telluria mixta DNA window includes the following coding sequences:
- a CDS encoding T6SS phospholipase effector Tle1-like catalytic domain-containing protein, whose translation MEKNAKLAAARSANRDAPKTKPDTKQDCSDVINISIFFDGTGNNKTVDEPLMRWSNLAHLWRAAQYLVDDDDNSNYAIYISGVGTQFNGKATDWMDEKLIEIQDGDTFGMGLGAGGSHRTDYGEASVNDRLRTVLSKSVEKLNLSLSPYIEKGKPANIRDFAKALEAHGLIKIINLSIFGFSRGASLARAFSNNILNETTRGSDEVLRYNGVPIRFNFMGLFDTVASFGVPAKNVDQLFDERNLVVPHAVDRCVHFVAAHELRFSFPVDLIRKNGKLEPNWTETVYPGAHSDVGGGYEPVCQGISNNYARIPMRDMMREACKSGVRMADYDDISKIDAVAFKACFEIKPDTLIAYTKYMSSVGVHETVEQAVTAHMKALYSAWGTMTRRKVKTPDLVQLENETEGYKGWGHRGIAFEAALHMAQEKNAKASDPGIPADSPCGAVFIKGKMYGMQVRSARWRLDAWNATAPESVLNFIRHYVHDSKAGFIHTLEPFSYFTARGMAESSRNVLAQGLGWINDTLTTIKNGVIKVYHRAEGVVVETWEEGKLIATRTYRVGEKFVVDTVHVGVNYTVEVYQSSKQVIISTVKRGKQIVVTSIDTAKKQASAVAEATQKKAAELADATQRKAGELADASQKMANDVGNQIYNGTAGTAKSVGHAVDAGMKAVEDGWHSVRSVIGI comes from the coding sequence GTGGAAAAAAATGCCAAATTAGCTGCTGCCCGAAGCGCAAATCGCGATGCACCAAAAACGAAACCGGACACAAAACAGGATTGCTCCGATGTGATTAACATTAGCATATTCTTTGATGGCACTGGAAACAACAAAACCGTTGACGAGCCCTTAATGAGGTGGAGCAATCTCGCGCATCTATGGCGCGCAGCACAGTATCTTGTCGATGACGACGACAATTCGAATTATGCAATTTATATTTCCGGCGTAGGGACTCAGTTTAACGGTAAGGCGACAGATTGGATGGATGAGAAATTAATTGAGATCCAAGACGGCGATACATTTGGAATGGGCTTGGGCGCCGGAGGCAGCCATCGAACGGATTATGGTGAAGCAAGCGTCAATGACCGTCTGCGTACAGTGCTTTCGAAAAGCGTCGAAAAATTAAACCTTTCATTATCGCCCTATATCGAGAAAGGAAAGCCTGCTAATATCCGGGACTTTGCCAAGGCGCTGGAGGCACACGGTCTCATCAAGATAATTAACCTTTCGATTTTTGGGTTTTCGCGCGGGGCTTCGTTGGCTCGTGCATTTAGCAACAATATATTAAACGAAACCACTCGTGGCTCAGATGAGGTACTTCGTTATAACGGTGTGCCTATTCGTTTCAATTTTATGGGACTATTTGATACAGTCGCTTCATTTGGGGTGCCAGCGAAAAACGTCGATCAACTATTTGATGAAAGAAACCTTGTTGTTCCGCATGCCGTTGACCGTTGTGTGCATTTTGTCGCAGCACATGAGCTGCGTTTTTCGTTTCCAGTTGATCTTATTCGAAAGAACGGCAAACTCGAGCCAAATTGGACGGAGACGGTTTACCCCGGTGCCCATTCTGATGTTGGGGGAGGATATGAACCCGTCTGCCAAGGAATTTCAAACAATTATGCACGCATCCCGATGCGGGACATGATGCGAGAAGCTTGTAAAAGCGGTGTTCGCATGGCCGACTATGATGACATTAGTAAAATTGATGCCGTGGCCTTCAAAGCGTGTTTCGAGATCAAGCCTGATACTCTTATCGCATACACAAAATACATGAGCTCAGTAGGTGTGCACGAAACCGTCGAGCAAGCCGTAACAGCTCACATGAAGGCGTTGTATTCTGCATGGGGTACGATGACGCGACGAAAAGTTAAAACGCCAGATCTTGTGCAGTTAGAAAATGAAACAGAGGGGTATAAAGGATGGGGTCACCGGGGAATTGCTTTCGAAGCCGCTTTACATATGGCTCAGGAAAAAAATGCGAAAGCAAGTGATCCTGGGATTCCCGCAGATAGTCCTTGTGGGGCAGTATTCATAAAGGGAAAAATGTATGGTATGCAGGTCCGTTCCGCGAGATGGCGACTGGACGCATGGAACGCGACTGCCCCGGAATCAGTACTCAATTTCATACGGCACTATGTGCATGACTCGAAAGCCGGGTTCATACACACTCTTGAACCATTCAGCTACTTTACCGCACGTGGTATGGCCGAATCGTCAAGGAACGTGTTGGCGCAGGGACTTGGCTGGATAAACGATACGCTTACCACTATCAAAAATGGCGTCATCAAGGTGTACCACCGCGCTGAGGGTGTCGTTGTCGAGACTTGGGAAGAGGGCAAGCTAATTGCGACACGTACTTATCGAGTTGGCGAAAAGTTTGTTGTCGATACGGTCCATGTAGGCGTCAATTATACGGTTGAGGTTTATCAGAGCAGTAAGCAGGTGATCATTTCAACGGTCAAGCGAGGCAAGCAGATAGTGGTTACGTCGATCGATACGGCCAAGAAACAGGCCAGCGCCGTTGCCGAGGCCACCCAGAAAAAAGCGGCCGAGTTGGCGGATGCCACCCAGCGAAAGGCTGGGGAATTGGCCGATGCATCTCAAAAAATGGCTAACGATGTCGGCAATCAGATATACAACGGTACTGCAGGAACTGCAAAAAGTGTTGGTCACGCTGTAGATGCCGGCATGAAGGCGGTGGAAGACGGCTGGCATTCCGTGCGTTCGGTGATTGGCATCTAA
- a CDS encoding PAAR domain-containing protein, with protein MTLAIVRLGDQTTHGGVVITASPVHTLRGIGIARKGDMVSCPLPGHGTNEIVEGCPVFSVGGRSVALHGHKTACGCSLIASAIDATQG; from the coding sequence ATGACGCTAGCAATTGTCCGGCTTGGAGATCAAACGACGCATGGCGGTGTCGTGATCACCGCATCACCGGTGCATACGTTGCGTGGCATTGGCATTGCACGCAAGGGAGATATGGTCTCGTGTCCGCTACCGGGACACGGCACTAATGAGATCGTCGAAGGTTGCCCTGTATTTAGTGTCGGCGGCCGCAGTGTCGCACTGCACGGACACAAAACTGCGTGCGGCTGCTCGCTGATCGCCAGTGCCATAGATGCGACTCAAGGATAG
- a CDS encoding D-amino acid dehydrogenase — MQQVIVIGGGVVGLTSAWWLLEAGYRVTLLERAPGVGTGTSYSNGGQLSYRYVSPLADAGVPLKALKWLFQEHGPLRFRPQFDAHQWRWLAAFLANCRADINRKTTNKLLQLGELSRRAMASLEPVVPLEAFEWRDAGKLVVYRTRAAFDAAAAKPNAGAVWEASECVAHEPALAAMEDKLAGGIYNGGEAVADCYAFCVALAERIGAHPRFSGFVHGKAQRFVVGNGRITGVRTSDGMLSADAYVLAAGMQSRMLGESAGLSLPIYPLKGYSLTAPIRQDDVAPEISVTDFERKVLYARIGDKLRVAAMVDMVGEDLSLNAHRLDSLTRQVKETMPRAADYTQITPWAGLRPATPNSAPIIGATPYSNLWLNVGHGPLGFTFACGTASLLANLMRGQAPPFGLDGLMLS, encoded by the coding sequence ATGCAACAAGTAATCGTCATCGGCGGCGGCGTCGTCGGCCTGACCTCGGCATGGTGGCTCCTCGAAGCCGGCTACCGGGTCACGCTGCTGGAACGCGCACCGGGCGTGGGCACCGGCACGAGCTACAGCAACGGCGGGCAACTGAGCTACCGCTACGTGTCGCCGCTGGCGGATGCCGGGGTGCCGCTGAAGGCCCTGAAATGGCTGTTCCAGGAACACGGCCCGCTGCGTTTCCGCCCGCAATTCGACGCGCACCAGTGGCGCTGGCTGGCCGCCTTCCTCGCCAACTGCCGCGCCGACATCAATCGCAAAACGACGAATAAATTGCTGCAACTGGGCGAGCTGTCGCGCCGCGCGATGGCATCGCTGGAACCCGTCGTGCCGCTGGAGGCGTTCGAATGGCGCGACGCGGGCAAGCTGGTCGTCTACCGCACGCGCGCCGCGTTCGACGCGGCCGCCGCGAAGCCGAATGCCGGCGCCGTGTGGGAGGCGTCCGAATGCGTCGCGCACGAACCCGCGCTGGCCGCGATGGAAGACAAGCTTGCCGGTGGCATCTACAACGGCGGCGAAGCGGTGGCGGACTGCTACGCCTTTTGCGTGGCGCTGGCCGAGCGCATCGGTGCGCATCCGCGCTTCTCAGGCTTCGTGCATGGCAAGGCGCAGCGCTTCGTCGTCGGTAACGGTCGCATCACCGGCGTGCGGACGTCGGACGGGATGCTGTCGGCCGACGCGTACGTGCTGGCGGCCGGTATGCAGAGCCGCATGCTTGGGGAATCGGCGGGTCTCTCGTTGCCGATTTATCCGCTGAAGGGCTACAGCCTGACGGCGCCGATCCGTCAGGACGACGTCGCGCCCGAGATCAGCGTCACCGACTTCGAACGCAAGGTGCTGTATGCGCGCATCGGCGACAAGCTGCGGGTGGCGGCCATGGTCGACATGGTCGGCGAAGACCTGAGCCTGAATGCGCATCGGCTGGACAGTCTCACGCGCCAGGTGAAGGAAACGATGCCGCGCGCGGCCGATTACACGCAGATCACGCCGTGGGCCGGGCTGCGGCCGGCGACGCCGAACAGTGCGCCGATCATTGGGGCGACACCGTATTCGAATCTATGGCTGAACGTGGGGCATGGGCCGCTGGGGTTCACGTTTGCTTGTGGGACGGCGAGTTTGCTGGCGAATCTCATGCGGGGGCAGGCGCCGCCGTTTGGGTTGGATGGGTTGATGCTGTCCTAA
- a CDS encoding serine hydrolase domain-containing protein yields MNRARRNMLGMALLGAAGPLLAAPPRRLDRELAAIATDPACELASLSVLAIRAGQVSYAYQSGRRFIGHDGLPDKPVGPDTLFRIASISKMMTTLGLMRLLEDGKVNLDADVSGYLGFTLRNPHFPERLITLRHLLTHTSSLRDDAGYSWGADVALKDVIDARMFAANAGPGEYFTYCNLGWGVIGTVMERVTGERFDRLMRRLLIEPLGLQAGYLPSELPPAALANLATLYRKRTVDTEVWDPAGPWIAQVDDYSVKPPPAIDRYVIGTNATPFSPTGGLRISARDMGIVMRMLMGQGPQLLKPATLSLMFSRQWTYDGRNGDTADGLFHCWGLGNEQFPDETETRLVEGGGFPAVGHLGDAYGLMSVFAFDPKRRNGMIVLVGGTSTDPFGPANKGKYSSLARFQERILTALYRGANRAQLVPNNSA; encoded by the coding sequence ATGAACAGAGCGCGACGGAATATGCTGGGCATGGCGTTGCTGGGGGCTGCCGGACCGTTGCTGGCCGCGCCGCCCCGCCGGCTGGATAGGGAACTCGCCGCCATCGCCACGGATCCGGCGTGCGAACTGGCGAGCCTGTCCGTGCTGGCGATCCGCGCCGGGCAGGTCAGCTACGCGTATCAATCCGGCCGGCGCTTCATCGGGCACGACGGTCTGCCGGACAAGCCCGTCGGGCCGGATACGCTGTTCCGCATCGCGTCGATTTCCAAGATGATGACGACGCTAGGGCTGATGCGCTTGCTCGAAGACGGCAAGGTGAATCTGGACGCCGACGTCTCCGGCTATCTCGGTTTTACGTTGCGCAATCCCCATTTCCCCGAGCGGTTGATTACCCTGCGCCACCTGCTCACGCACACTTCATCACTGCGCGACGATGCCGGCTATTCATGGGGCGCGGACGTCGCGCTGAAGGATGTCATCGACGCCCGGATGTTCGCGGCCAACGCGGGGCCGGGCGAGTACTTCACGTACTGCAACCTAGGCTGGGGGGTGATCGGCACCGTGATGGAGAGAGTCACGGGCGAACGCTTCGACCGCCTGATGCGGCGCCTGCTGATCGAGCCACTGGGCTTGCAGGCGGGCTATCTCCCTTCTGAACTGCCTCCGGCGGCGCTGGCCAATCTGGCGACGCTGTACCGCAAGCGCACGGTCGACACGGAAGTGTGGGACCCGGCCGGGCCGTGGATCGCCCAGGTCGACGACTACAGCGTCAAGCCGCCTCCTGCGATCGACCGTTACGTCATCGGTACGAACGCCACGCCGTTCAGCCCGACCGGCGGCTTGCGCATCAGCGCGCGCGACATGGGGATCGTGATGCGTATGCTGATGGGGCAAGGCCCGCAGCTGTTGAAGCCGGCGACGCTGTCGCTGATGTTCAGCCGTCAATGGACGTATGACGGCCGCAACGGCGACACGGCGGATGGGCTGTTTCACTGCTGGGGTCTCGGCAATGAACAGTTCCCGGACGAAACGGAGACGCGGTTGGTCGAGGGTGGCGGCTTTCCGGCCGTCGGCCATCTGGGCGATGCGTATGGACTGATGTCGGTGTTCGCTTTCGATCCGAAGCGCCGCAACGGGATGATCGTGCTGGTGGGCGGCACGTCGACAGATCCGTTCGGGCCCGCCAACAAGGGCAAGTATTCGTCGCTGGCGCGGTTCCAGGAGCGCATCCTGACTGCCCTGTATCGGGGCGCAAATCGTGCCCAACTCGTGCCCAACAACAGTGCATAA
- the murQ gene encoding N-acetylmuramic acid 6-phosphate etherase: MLNTETPAPQHASLDQYPTAELVNVLVDDQFKAVEAVRAAAPRIAAAVTAALPRMERGGRLVYVGAGTSGRLGVLDSVELYPTFSWPHERAVALLAGGTDAMFVAVEGAEDDVEQGAADVRQANVGPDDVVLAIAASGATPYVLGALRAARAAGALTIGFANNPEAPVAGEAEIGVTLDTGPEAISGSTRLKAGTSQKIALNTFSSALMVRLNKVYGNLMVDLKATNAKLVRRAIRLTSFATGADEEAARAVLAQCDFHVKVAIVALSKNIPVEQARDLLERARGSVRAALAG, encoded by the coding sequence ATGCTGAACACCGAAACCCCCGCCCCGCAACACGCGTCCCTCGATCAATATCCCACCGCCGAGCTGGTGAACGTGCTCGTCGACGACCAGTTCAAGGCCGTCGAGGCCGTCCGCGCCGCCGCGCCGCGCATCGCCGCAGCCGTCACCGCCGCGCTGCCCCGGATGGAGCGGGGCGGGCGCCTCGTGTACGTGGGCGCCGGGACGTCGGGCCGGCTGGGCGTGCTGGACAGCGTCGAGCTGTACCCGACGTTCTCCTGGCCGCACGAGCGCGCCGTCGCGCTGCTGGCGGGCGGAACGGATGCGATGTTCGTCGCCGTCGAAGGCGCGGAGGACGATGTGGAGCAGGGCGCGGCCGACGTCCGCCAAGCGAACGTGGGGCCGGACGACGTCGTGCTGGCCATCGCCGCATCGGGCGCGACGCCATACGTGCTGGGCGCCCTGCGCGCCGCGCGCGCGGCCGGGGCGCTGACGATCGGTTTCGCCAACAATCCGGAGGCGCCCGTCGCAGGCGAGGCCGAGATCGGCGTCACGCTGGACACGGGCCCGGAAGCCATCTCCGGCAGCACGCGTTTAAAAGCGGGCACGTCGCAGAAGATCGCGCTGAACACCTTCTCCAGCGCCTTGATGGTGCGTTTGAACAAGGTTTATGGCAACCTGATGGTAGACTTGAAGGCGACCAATGCCAAGCTGGTCCGCCGTGCCATCCGCCTGACGTCGTTCGCGACCGGGGCCGATGAAGAGGCGGCCCGCGCGGTGCTGGCGCAGTGCGACTTCCATGTCAAGGTCGCGATCGTGGCCTTGTCCAAGAACATCCCTGTCGAGCAGGCGCGTGACCTGCTGGAGCGCGCGCGCGGCAGCGTGCGCGCCGCCCTGGCCGGCTGA
- a CDS encoding MFS transporter: MQTTQSKNPWLWVPSLYFGQAIPYIVANSLSVIMYKDMGLSNTDIAFYTSLLYLPWVIKPLWSPVVDLFGTKRGWTVSLQLVLAAALGAVGGTLHLPSFFMISLAVMWVMAFASATHDISADGFYMLGLRQQQQAAYVGVRSTFYRLATLAAQGPLVILAGHLSTSLGDVHQAWSIVFFVLCGLFFALCAWHQAVLPRPDTDHKAAEGTNPLASFFATFASFFRKRDIWLILGFILTFRLGESQLLKLVAPFLKDPVSAGGLGLTTEQYGTAYGTIGIIALTIGGLFGGYLISRLGLKRCLWLMVFAVHLPDLVFVYLSSAQPQNFGVICGFLAIEQFGYGFGFTAMLMYMIMVSEGPYKTAHYAICTGLMALGMMVPGMWSGKLQEMIGYQHFFIWTCLATIPAFAMAALVKIDPEFGKK; encoded by the coding sequence ATGCAGACTACGCAATCCAAGAACCCGTGGCTGTGGGTGCCCTCGTTGTATTTCGGCCAGGCCATCCCCTACATCGTCGCCAACAGCCTGTCCGTCATCATGTACAAGGACATGGGGCTGTCCAACACCGACATCGCCTTCTATACGAGCCTGCTATACCTCCCGTGGGTGATCAAGCCGCTGTGGTCGCCCGTGGTCGACCTGTTCGGCACCAAGCGCGGCTGGACGGTGTCTCTGCAACTGGTGCTGGCGGCCGCGCTGGGGGCCGTCGGCGGGACGCTCCACCTACCCTCGTTCTTCATGATCAGCCTGGCCGTCATGTGGGTGATGGCGTTTGCGTCCGCCACGCACGACATTTCCGCCGACGGCTTTTATATGCTGGGCCTGCGCCAGCAGCAGCAGGCCGCGTATGTCGGCGTGCGCTCGACGTTTTATCGGCTCGCGACACTGGCCGCGCAGGGACCGCTCGTGATCCTGGCCGGCCATCTCTCGACATCGCTGGGCGACGTGCACCAGGCGTGGAGCATCGTGTTCTTCGTGCTGTGCGGTCTGTTCTTCGCGTTGTGCGCGTGGCACCAGGCCGTGCTGCCCCGGCCGGACACGGATCACAAGGCGGCCGAGGGCACCAATCCGCTCGCCAGCTTCTTCGCCACCTTCGCCAGCTTCTTCCGCAAGCGCGACATCTGGCTGATCCTCGGTTTTATCCTGACGTTCCGCCTGGGCGAGTCCCAGCTGTTGAAACTCGTCGCGCCATTCTTGAAAGATCCGGTCAGTGCGGGCGGACTGGGCCTCACGACCGAGCAGTACGGCACCGCGTACGGCACCATCGGCATCATCGCGCTGACCATCGGCGGCCTGTTCGGCGGTTATCTGATCTCGCGTCTGGGCCTGAAACGCTGCCTGTGGCTGATGGTCTTTGCCGTGCACCTGCCGGACCTCGTGTTCGTGTACTTGTCGTCCGCGCAGCCGCAGAACTTCGGCGTCATCTGCGGCTTCCTCGCGATCGAGCAGTTCGGCTACGGCTTCGGTTTTACTGCCATGCTGATGTACATGATCATGGTGTCGGAAGGCCCGTACAAGACGGCGCATTACGCGATCTGCACGGGCCTGATGGCGCTCGGCATGATGGTGCCGGGCATGTGGAGCGGCAAGCTGCAGGAGATGATCGGCTACCAGCATTTCTTCATCTGGACCTGTCTCGCGACGATTCCTGCCTTCGCGATGGCGGCCCTGGTCAAGATCGATCCGGAGTTCGGGAAGAAGTGA
- a CDS encoding acyltransferase family protein, with product MSNAATRLISLDAFRGFTIAAMVLVNNPGDWGHLYGPLEHARWNGWTFTDCIFPFFLFIGGVAMALSLGRLAAAGADRPRLLAKLARRAMLIFLIGFLLNFMPYFNIDKVRIPGVLQRIALCTLLAAPIVVYCGWRAQLAVIAGVLALYSVLMLYVPVPGIGAGVLEPGQDFGAWVDRTLLGNHLWVQSKTWDPEGIVSTLPALCSQLFGVLAGRWLASSVERTRQVAGLIVAGIACVAIGMFLDIILMPINKSLWTPSYCFLMTGLACLAFSAFYWTLDVSPSARVRTLAARWTHPFVIYGMNALFIFAFSGFVAKMLGYVKFAQPDGSLHTLGQVLYAPIAALTIGAVNTSLLHAVLFDACMFLVAWGMWRKRWFVKV from the coding sequence GTGAGCAACGCAGCCACGCGCCTGATATCGCTCGACGCCTTCCGCGGCTTCACCATCGCCGCGATGGTGCTGGTGAATAATCCGGGCGACTGGGGCCATCTGTACGGACCGCTCGAACACGCCAGGTGGAACGGCTGGACGTTCACCGATTGCATCTTCCCGTTCTTCCTGTTCATCGGCGGCGTGGCGATGGCCCTGTCGCTGGGACGGCTCGCGGCAGCCGGTGCCGACAGGCCGCGGCTGCTCGCCAAGCTGGCCAGGCGCGCCATGCTGATCTTCCTGATCGGCTTCCTGCTGAACTTCATGCCGTACTTCAATATCGACAAAGTGCGCATCCCCGGCGTGCTGCAGCGGATCGCGCTGTGCACCCTGCTGGCCGCGCCCATCGTCGTGTATTGCGGCTGGCGCGCGCAACTGGCTGTCATCGCGGGCGTGCTGGCGCTGTACAGCGTGCTGATGCTGTACGTGCCCGTGCCGGGCATCGGCGCCGGCGTACTGGAGCCGGGGCAGGACTTCGGCGCGTGGGTCGACCGCACGCTGCTGGGCAATCACCTGTGGGTGCAGTCGAAGACGTGGGACCCGGAAGGCATCGTCTCGACCTTGCCCGCGCTGTGCAGCCAGCTGTTCGGCGTGCTGGCCGGACGCTGGCTCGCATCCAGCGTGGAACGCACCCGGCAGGTCGCGGGATTGATCGTCGCCGGCATCGCGTGCGTCGCGATCGGGATGTTTCTCGATATCATTCTCATGCCGATCAACAAGAGCCTGTGGACACCGTCATACTGCTTCCTGATGACCGGCCTGGCCTGCCTGGCATTTTCCGCGTTTTACTGGACGCTGGACGTCAGCCCGTCCGCGCGCGTACGTACGCTGGCGGCGCGCTGGACGCATCCGTTCGTCATCTACGGCATGAACGCATTGTTCATCTTTGCGTTTTCCGGATTTGTCGCGAAAATGCTGGGCTATGTAAAATTCGCGCAGCCGGACGGCAGCCTGCACACGCTGGGGCAGGTGTTGTACGCACCGATCGCCGCGTTGACTATCGGCGCCGTCAATACGTCGCTGCTGCATGCCGTGTTGTTCGATGCGTGCATGTTCCTCGTCGCGTGGGGCATGTGGCGCAAACGGTGGTTCGTCAAAGTCTAG
- a CDS encoding glycoside hydrolase family 10 protein, producing MGGLMSGCSSTPPLVSNIPAGDEPPPAPREFRAAWVSTVANIDWPSKPNLSAEKQQAEAIAILDRAKALNLNAIVLQVRPAADAIYPSKLEPWSEYLTGLQGQAPQPWYDPLKFWVTQAHARGLELHAWFNPYRARHNGARSPAAPNHITRTNPAAVKTYGKYQWMDPGEEAAVKQTLDVVLDVVRRYDIDGVHIDDYFYPYPIEAPTATGAEGAALEGRSAKAELDFPDEPAWQRYVAGGGRLDRASWRRQNVNRLIEAMYEGIHREKSWVRFGISPFGLGRPDRRPRGIVGFSQYDKLYADAETWLQNGWLDYFSPQLYWGIRQPGQAYDVLLDYWLTQNAKGRHVWPGLFTSRIGAPTKDYPPQEILDQIDHTRSRPNANGHVHFSMAPLMENRKGISDQLRAVSYPGPALVPATPWLGNEGPGAPSVAAVRKGPSVYLKLVAGKANAMYAIWSRFGNQWRFAVAPASRVDWAVPDDAKLGAADAIVVSAVDRLGNESSRIEAWRKA from the coding sequence ATGGGAGGCCTCATGTCGGGCTGCAGTTCGACGCCTCCGCTGGTGAGCAACATACCCGCCGGCGACGAGCCGCCGCCCGCGCCCCGCGAATTCCGTGCCGCGTGGGTATCGACCGTCGCCAACATCGACTGGCCCAGCAAGCCGAATCTCTCCGCCGAGAAACAGCAGGCCGAAGCCATCGCGATCCTCGACCGTGCCAAGGCACTGAACCTGAATGCCATCGTGCTGCAGGTTCGCCCGGCCGCGGACGCCATCTATCCATCGAAACTAGAACCGTGGTCGGAATACCTGACGGGCCTGCAGGGCCAGGCGCCGCAGCCGTGGTACGACCCGCTGAAATTCTGGGTCACGCAGGCGCATGCGCGCGGGCTCGAGCTGCACGCGTGGTTCAACCCCTACCGCGCCCGCCACAACGGCGCCCGCTCGCCGGCCGCGCCGAACCACATCACGCGCACGAATCCGGCCGCCGTCAAAACCTACGGTAAATACCAGTGGATGGATCCGGGCGAGGAAGCCGCTGTCAAGCAGACGCTGGACGTCGTGCTGGACGTCGTGCGCCGCTACGACATCGACGGCGTCCACATCGACGATTATTTTTATCCATACCCGATCGAAGCCCCGACGGCCACCGGCGCGGAAGGCGCCGCACTGGAAGGCCGCAGCGCGAAGGCCGAGCTGGATTTTCCGGACGAACCCGCGTGGCAGCGCTACGTGGCCGGCGGCGGGCGGCTCGACCGCGCGTCGTGGCGGCGCCAGAACGTCAACCGCCTGATCGAGGCCATGTACGAAGGCATCCACCGCGAAAAGAGCTGGGTGCGCTTCGGCATCAGCCCGTTCGGCCTGGGCCGCCCGGACCGCCGCCCGCGCGGCATCGTCGGCTTCTCGCAGTACGATAAATTGTATGCGGATGCCGAGACGTGGCTGCAAAATGGCTGGCTCGATTACTTCTCGCCGCAGTTGTACTGGGGTATCCGCCAGCCGGGCCAGGCGTACGACGTGCTGCTGGATTACTGGCTGACGCAGAACGCGAAAGGCCGCCACGTGTGGCCAGGCCTGTTCACGAGCCGCATCGGTGCGCCGACGAAGGATTATCCGCCGCAGGAAATCCTCGACCAGATCGACCACACGAGATCTCGTCCGAACGCGAACGGCCACGTGCACTTCAGCATGGCGCCGCTGATGGAAAACCGCAAAGGGATCAGCGACCAGCTGCGCGCCGTGTCCTATCCGGGCCCCGCCCTCGTACCCGCGACGCCGTGGCTCGGCAACGAAGGGCCCGGTGCGCCATCCGTCGCGGCCGTGCGCAAGGGCCCGTCCGTGTATTTGAAACTCGTGGCGGGCAAGGCCAACGCGATGTACGCGATCTGGTCGCGCTTCGGCAACCAGTGGCGCTTCGCCGTGGCGCCCGCGTCGCGCGTGGACTGGGCCGTGCCGGACGATGCGAAGCTGGGTGCGGCGGATGCCATCGTCGTCAGCGCGGTCGACCGGTTGGGTAATGAAAGTTCCAGAATCGAAGCATGGCGCAAGGCATAA
- a CDS encoding N-acetylglucosamine kinase, which produces MIDSQPEPIPPSPADSLGLGIDAGGTETRWALAAPGGAIVAEGRVAGLSALQMGTPHGRDTVRATFAQLAMDALVHGVPGRVEAGLTGFGGDSELLQRWLAEELHLDPARIHFCSDMEIAYRASFAPGEGYLVYAGTGSIGAFVDANGQFHRAGGRGVVLDDGGGGFWIAKEALRHIWRLEDERPGSWEQSPLAQAVFDYVGGADWAYSRQFIYGQERGAVGKLALAVAATADQDPVAADILRAAGRELARLALALTGRFGPRPVAVSGRAAELHPLIVDTMRAALPGIELTQTPGQAHHAAARMALAADLLNPMTST; this is translated from the coding sequence ATGATCGATTCGCAACCCGAACCTATACCGCCGAGTCCGGCTGACAGCCTGGGACTCGGCATCGACGCCGGCGGTACCGAGACGCGCTGGGCCCTCGCCGCGCCCGGCGGTGCCATCGTGGCCGAGGGCCGCGTCGCCGGCCTGTCCGCCCTGCAGATGGGCACGCCGCACGGCCGCGACACGGTCCGCGCGACCTTCGCCCAACTGGCGATGGATGCCCTCGTGCACGGCGTGCCGGGCCGTGTGGAAGCCGGACTGACGGGCTTCGGCGGCGACAGCGAACTGCTGCAGCGCTGGCTCGCGGAAGAACTGCACCTCGACCCGGCCCGCATCCACTTTTGCAGCGACATGGAAATCGCCTACCGCGCCAGCTTCGCGCCGGGAGAGGGCTATCTCGTGTACGCGGGCACGGGCTCCATCGGCGCCTTCGTCGATGCGAATGGCCAGTTCCACCGCGCGGGCGGACGTGGCGTCGTGCTGGACGATGGCGGCGGCGGTTTCTGGATCGCGAAGGAAGCGCTGCGCCACATCTGGCGCCTGGAAGACGAGCGGCCCGGCAGCTGGGAGCAATCGCCGCTGGCGCAAGCCGTGTTCGACTACGTCGGCGGCGCCGACTGGGCATATTCCCGCCAGTTCATCTACGGCCAGGAACGGGGCGCCGTCGGCAAGCTCGCGCTCGCGGTGGCCGCGACGGCCGATCAAGATCCCGTCGCAGCCGACATCCTGCGCGCGGCCGGCCGCGAACTCGCGCGCCTCGCGCTGGCGCTGACGGGGCGCTTCGGGCCGCGTCCGGTCGCCGTGTCCGGGCGGGCGGCGGAGCTGCATCCGCTCATCGTCGACACGATGCGCGCGGCGCTGCCCGGCATCGAGCTGACCCAGACACCGGGCCAGGCCCATCACGCGGCGGCGCGCATGGCGCTCGCCGCCGACCTACTCAACCCCATGACATCGACATGA